In the Pantoea sp. Aalb genome, one interval contains:
- the tolA gene encoding cell envelope integrity protein TolA — translation MSQIIKQKNGIKNAIIISIFFHIILIILLTWSTFSKKNILNERNRDSIDAVSIDISSLDNKYYFHQKQKKNNNIIKKQNLNFITKSIIDAKINKEKKVTKVNKEVAITSKSIIDAKINKEKKVTKVNKEVAITSKSIIDAKINKEKKVTKVNKEVAITSKSIIDAKINKEKKVTKVNKEVAITSKSIIDANKKKNFSFKQEKNKKTVNDLIHELSSSKDILKDIYNDKKYSNISIEINTYLREITKAIQEHFYDSDLYRGKSCNLRIQISPDGLLINIKSERGNIALCQAAITAAKQAQIPKPPSIAIYKIFKNIQIHFEPKSTVTKLLK, via the coding sequence ATGTCTCAAATCATTAAACAAAAAAATGGAATTAAAAATGCTATAATTATTTCTATATTTTTTCATATAATACTAATTATCTTGTTAACTTGGAGTACATTTAGCAAAAAAAATATATTAAATGAAAGAAATAGGGATAGTATTGATGCAGTAAGTATTGATATTAGTTCACTAGACAATAAGTATTATTTTCATCAAAAACAAAAAAAAAACAATAATATAATTAAAAAACAAAATCTTAATTTTATTACTAAATCTATTATTGATGCTAAAATAAATAAAGAAAAGAAAGTAACAAAAGTAAATAAAGAAGTTGCTATAACATCTAAATCTATTATTGATGCTAAAATAAATAAAGAAAAGAAAGTAACAAAAGTAAATAAAGAAGTTGCTATAACATCTAAATCTATTATTGATGCTAAAATAAATAAAGAAAAGAAAGTAACAAAAGTAAATAAAGAAGTTGCTATAACATCTAAATCTATTATTGATGCTAAAATAAATAAAGAAAAGAAAGTAACAAAAGTAAATAAAGAAGTTGCTATAACATCTAAATCTATTATTGATGCTAATAAAAAGAAAAATTTTTCTTTTAAACAAGAAAAGAATAAAAAAACTGTTAATGATTTAATACATGAATTATCTTCAAGTAAAGACATATTAAAAGATATATATAATGATAAAAAATATTCTAATATATCAATAGAAATCAATACTTATCTTAGAGAAATAACTAAAGCTATTCAAGAACATTTCTACGATTCAGATCTATATCGTGGAAAAAGTTGTAATTTACGTATTCAAATATCGCCAGATGGATTGCTAATCAATATAAAATCAGAAAGAGGAAATATAGCATTATGTCAGGCGGCTATTACAGCGGCTAAGCAAGCACAAATTCCAAAACCACCATCTATAGCAATATATAAAATTTTTAAAAATATTCAAATACATTTTGAACCAAAATCAACCGTAACCAAACTATTAAAATAG
- the tolR gene encoding colicin uptake protein TolR, whose translation MPKIRVRRHSDSQSEINIIPLLDVLLVLLLILMMTSPFITTSIKVDLPSVKNSKTFSKEDKNIPIIIEVIGAANYNLIINYSRTIHLSLKEIINQVKRNIIANPKTVFLIGGNKQVSYDEIIKVIILLRQVGVKSVGLMTKSI comes from the coding sequence ATGCCTAAAATTCGTGTTCGTAGGCACAGTGATTCACAATCAGAAATTAATATTATTCCATTATTGGATGTTTTATTAGTTTTACTTCTTATTCTTATGATGACCTCACCTTTTATTACCACAAGTATAAAAGTGGATTTACCAAGCGTTAAAAATTCCAAAACTTTTTCTAAAGAAGATAAAAATATCCCAATTATTATTGAGGTGATAGGGGCAGCAAATTATAATTTAATAATAAATTACTCTCGAACGATCCATTTATCTCTAAAAGAAATAATAAATCAAGTAAAAAGAAATATTATAGCTAATCCTAAAACAGTATTTTTGATCGGCGGTAATAAGCAAGTATCTTACGATGAAATTATTAAAGTTATTATTTTATTACGTCAAGTTGGTGTTAAATCTGTTGGTTTGATGACTAAATCAATTTAA
- the tolQ gene encoding protein TolQ, with protein sequence MTEINVFNLFLNTSLFVKIIILILIGFSIISWAIIIHRTRILNSVVRKNKAFENKFWAHDELSCLYKESHRRRDELNGSEKIFYRGFKEFIRLYSDNLYMPKVVVEGAERAMRISINLELKSVENYLSFLGIVASISPYIGLFGTVWGIIHSFIDIGIQKQQATLQMVAPGIAEALITTAVGLFAAIPAVIAHKSLTQLINKLEQGYDNFMEEFMSILYLQAFSKNNKK encoded by the coding sequence GTGACTGAGATAAATGTTTTTAATTTATTTCTAAATACTAGTCTTTTCGTAAAAATTATAATTTTAATTTTAATTGGTTTTTCTATTATTTCTTGGGCCATTATTATTCATCGCACACGTATTCTTAATAGTGTAGTACGTAAAAATAAAGCGTTTGAAAATAAGTTTTGGGCTCATGATGAATTATCTTGTTTATATAAAGAAAGCCATAGAAGACGTGATGAACTAAATGGTTCTGAAAAAATTTTTTATAGAGGTTTTAAAGAATTTATCCGTTTGTATAGTGATAATCTTTATATGCCAAAAGTGGTAGTAGAAGGTGCTGAACGTGCTATGCGTATTTCTATAAATCTTGAGTTAAAATCAGTAGAAAATTATCTTTCTTTTCTTGGAATAGTAGCTTCTATTAGTCCTTATATTGGTCTATTCGGTACAGTTTGGGGTATTATACATTCCTTTATTGATATCGGTATACAAAAACAACAAGCTACCTTACAGATGGTAGCTCCAGGTATAGCAGAAGCATTAATTACTACTGCGGTAGGATTATTTGCAGCTATTCCTGCTGTTATAGCTCATAAAAGCTTAACTCAACTTATTAATAAATTAGAACAAGGATATGATAATTTTATGGAAGAATTTATGTCCATTTTATATCTTCAAGCTTTTTCTAAAAATAATAAAAAATAA
- the sucD gene encoding succinate--CoA ligase subunit alpha, with protein MSILIDQNTQVICQGFTGCHGTFHSKRALAYGTKLVAGVTPGKGGSIHLGLPVFNTMQDAVKETGATTTVIYVPAPLCKDSILEAINAGVKLIITITEGIPTLDMIIVKSKINELGNVRMIGPNCPGIISPGKSMIGIMPGHIHKPGCIGIVSRSGTLTYEAVKQTTDIGYGQSTCVGIGGDPISGSSFIDILKMFQNDSQTKAVVMIGEIGGNAEEEAAMFIKHYMTKPIIAYIAGITAPKGKRMGHAGAIITDTQGTAEEKIASLELAGVKTVRSLANIGEAVKLVIDDKIDDKIVYS; from the coding sequence ATGTCTATATTAATAGATCAAAATACTCAAGTAATTTGTCAAGGTTTTACTGGATGCCATGGAACTTTTCATTCTAAACGAGCATTAGCTTATGGGACGAAACTAGTTGCTGGTGTTACTCCAGGTAAGGGTGGAAGTATCCATTTAGGGTTACCTGTATTTAATACTATGCAAGATGCAGTAAAAGAAACAGGTGCAACCACTACAGTAATTTATGTTCCAGCTCCGTTATGTAAAGATAGTATCTTAGAAGCGATTAATGCTGGTGTGAAGTTAATTATAACAATTACTGAAGGTATACCAACTTTAGATATGATCATAGTAAAGAGTAAAATTAATGAACTTGGTAATGTAAGAATGATTGGCCCTAATTGTCCTGGAATAATATCGCCTGGAAAATCTATGATTGGTATCATGCCAGGACATATTCATAAACCTGGTTGCATAGGAATTGTTTCTCGTTCAGGAACTTTAACGTATGAAGCAGTAAAGCAAACTACAGATATTGGCTATGGACAATCAACTTGTGTTGGAATTGGGGGTGATCCAATTTCAGGATCAAGCTTTATTGATATTCTAAAAATGTTTCAAAATGACTCACAAACTAAAGCAGTAGTAATGATTGGTGAAATTGGTGGCAATGCAGAAGAAGAAGCCGCTATGTTTATTAAACATTATATGACAAAACCCATAATAGCTTATATTGCTGGTATAACTGCACCAAAAGGTAAACGTATGGGACATGCAGGTGCTATTATTACTGATACTCAAGGTACAGCAGAAGAAAAAATTGCTTCTTTAGAATTAGCTGGTGTAAAGACTGTTCGTAGTTTAGCTAATATTGGAGAGGCAGTTAAATTAGTAATTGATGATAAAATTGATGATAAAATAGTTTATTCTTAA
- the sucC gene encoding ADP-forming succinate--CoA ligase subunit beta, translating into MNLHEYQAKKIFARYGIPVPIGYVCSTPNEAEEAILKIGVGPWVVKCQVHAGGRGKANGIKVINSKEDIRVFAEKWLGNRLVTYQTDRDGKLVNQLLVEKFTYIDQELYISIVIDRSIHRVVLIASPEGGIEIEKAARNNPSLIHKIILDPLMGPQLYQGRELAFEMGLYGKQINQFTNIFMGLVTMFLEHDLEIVEINPLVITKHGDLICLDGKICVDNNSLFRQQELRDMRDLSQEDPREVQAMQWELSYIALEGNIGCMVNGAGLAMATMDIVKHYGGKPANFLDVGGSATKERVIEAFKIILSDHAVKTIFINIFGGIVRCDLIADGIISAISEINIHVPVIVRLEGNNADLGAKKLVSSGMNIIAAKNLIDATQHAIFAAKGNI; encoded by the coding sequence ATGAATTTACATGAGTACCAAGCAAAAAAAATATTTGCACGGTATGGCATACCAGTACCTATTGGCTATGTTTGTTCTACGCCTAATGAAGCAGAAGAAGCTATTTTAAAAATTGGAGTAGGTCCATGGGTAGTAAAATGTCAAGTACATGCTGGTGGACGTGGGAAAGCAAACGGTATAAAAGTAATTAATAGTAAAGAAGACATACGAGTTTTTGCTGAAAAATGGTTAGGTAACCGCTTAGTAACATACCAAACAGATAGAGATGGTAAATTAGTCAATCAACTTTTAGTGGAAAAATTTACATATATAGATCAAGAATTGTATATTAGTATAGTAATTGATCGTTCTATACATCGTGTAGTTTTAATTGCTTCTCCTGAAGGCGGGATAGAAATTGAAAAAGCTGCCAGAAATAATCCATCTTTGATTCATAAAATAATATTAGATCCTTTAATGGGCCCACAGTTATATCAAGGTCGAGAGTTAGCATTCGAAATGGGTTTATATGGTAAACAAATTAATCAATTTACTAATATTTTTATGGGTTTAGTAACTATGTTTTTAGAGCATGACTTAGAAATAGTTGAAATTAATCCTTTAGTAATTACAAAGCATGGTGATCTAATATGTCTCGATGGTAAAATATGTGTAGATAATAATAGTTTATTTCGTCAACAAGAATTGCGTGATATGCGCGATCTTAGTCAAGAAGATCCTCGTGAAGTACAAGCCATGCAATGGGAATTGAGCTATATAGCATTAGAAGGTAATATCGGCTGTATGGTTAATGGTGCTGGTTTAGCCATGGCTACAATGGATATTGTTAAACATTATGGTGGAAAACCTGCTAATTTTCTTGATGTTGGTGGAAGTGCAACTAAAGAAAGAGTTATCGAAGCTTTTAAGATTATTTTATCTGATCATGCTGTAAAAACAATATTTATTAATATTTTCGGTGGTATCGTACGCTGTGACTTGATTGCAGATGGAATTATAAGCGCAATCTCTGAGATAAATATTCATGTTCCAGTAATTGTACGTTTAGAAGGTAATAATGCTGATTTAGGAGCTAAGAAATTAGTATCTAGTGGTATGAATATAATTGCAGCAAAAAATCTAATAGATGCAACACAACATGCCATTTTTGCTGCAAAAGGTAATATATGA
- the odhB gene encoding 2-oxoglutarate dehydrogenase complex dihydrolipoyllysine-residue succinyltransferase, producing the protein MSIVEIFVPDLPESVADATVITWHKKPGDFINRDEVLVELETDKVILEVPAPLEGILENILEKEGAIVNSHQILGYLKKENNDENKTTKTLSDNKSTLVQDKIVLDENKTTKTLSDNKSTLVQDKMVLKTKSNYDFSPAIRRLIAEKDIDINQITGIGISGHIIRDDINEFLIKKTKNDQNNSISLSDELFPQNIANRKEKRVPMTRLRKRVAERLLESKNSTAILTTFNEVNMKPIIDLRKSYGELFEQMHGIRLGFMSFYIKIVTEALKRFPEINAFIDGDDVVYHNYFDISIAISTPRGLVTPVLKNVNAMSMADIENKIKELALKGRNGKLTVEELTGGNFTITNGGIFGSLISTPIINPPQSAILGMHAIKDRPMAVNGEIVILPMMYLALSYDHRLIDGRESVGYLVAVKEMLEDPVRLLLNV; encoded by the coding sequence ATGAGTATCGTAGAAATTTTTGTTCCTGATTTACCTGAATCTGTAGCTGATGCAACAGTGATCACTTGGCATAAAAAACCTGGTGATTTTATAAATCGCGATGAAGTACTAGTTGAGCTTGAAACTGATAAAGTGATATTAGAAGTACCAGCACCACTTGAAGGAATCCTAGAAAATATTCTTGAAAAAGAAGGTGCTATAGTCAACTCTCATCAAATTTTAGGTTATTTAAAAAAAGAAAATAATGATGAAAATAAAACAACCAAAACACTATCAGATAATAAATCAACTTTAGTACAAGATAAAATAGTTTTAGATGAAAATAAAACAACCAAAACACTATCAGATAATAAATCAACTTTAGTACAAGATAAAATGGTTTTAAAAACAAAAAGTAATTATGATTTTAGTCCAGCTATACGTCGTTTAATTGCTGAAAAAGATATTGATATCAACCAAATCACAGGTATAGGTATTAGTGGTCATATTATACGTGATGATATCAATGAATTTTTAATAAAAAAAACAAAAAATGATCAAAATAACTCTATATCTTTATCAGATGAATTATTTCCTCAGAATATAGCGAATCGAAAAGAAAAACGAGTACCAATGACGCGATTAAGAAAACGCGTAGCTGAACGTTTATTAGAATCCAAGAATAGTACAGCAATATTGACTACTTTTAATGAAGTAAATATGAAACCAATAATAGATTTACGTAAAAGTTATGGTGAACTTTTTGAACAAATGCATGGCATACGTTTAGGGTTTATGTCATTTTATATTAAAATAGTAACAGAAGCATTAAAACGCTTTCCAGAAATTAATGCTTTTATCGATGGTGATGATGTAGTTTATCATAACTACTTTGATATTAGCATAGCTATATCTACACCACGTGGTTTAGTAACACCAGTATTAAAGAATGTAAATGCAATGAGTATGGCTGATATCGAAAATAAAATTAAAGAATTAGCTTTAAAAGGACGTAATGGTAAATTAACTGTAGAGGAATTAACTGGCGGTAATTTTACTATTACTAATGGTGGTATATTTGGTTCACTAATATCGACACCGATTATTAATCCACCACAGAGTGCTATTTTAGGTATGCATGCCATAAAAGATCGACCAATGGCAGTTAATGGAGAAATTGTTATATTGCCTATGATGTATTTAGCACTCTCTTATGATCATCGTTTGATTGATGGTCGAGAATCCGTAGGTTATTTAGTTGCCGTAAAAGAGATGTTAGAAGATCCAGTTCGTTTACTATTGAATGTTTAA
- the sucA gene encoding 2-oxoglutarate dehydrogenase E1 component gives MQNSAMKPWLDSSWLASANQSYIEKLYEEFLRDPDSVDKIWCIIFKQLPVTGVELEQFHSKIREQFRSLAKKGLIHYSSNILDSDISYKQVKVLQLINAFRFQGHQHAHLDPLDLWKQESVPDLNLDYYELTDADCHKVFNVGSFAIGKSIMKLSDLYFALQQTYCGSIGAEYMHINNTIEKHWIQQQLESGMSYVSFNQEEKKNFLKELTAAEGLEKYLGVKFPGAKRFSLEGGDVLIPMLREIIRYAGKSGTREIVLGMAHRGRLNVLINVMGKKPQDLFDEFLGQHKEYLGTGDVKYHMGFSSDIEIKSGLVHLTLAFNPSHLEVISPVVMGSVRARLDRLIDRCSNKVLPITIHGDAAVIGQGVVQETLNMSQTRGYEVGGTVRIIINNQIGFTTSNLKDARSTPYCTDIGKMVMVPIFHVNADDIEAVVFITRLAVNYRNIFKRDVFIDLVCYRRHGHNEADEPTVTQPIMYQKIKNHPTSREIYANKLQIEGLITLEDNTNMVNLYRNLLDKGNCVVTEWRPMDLHSFTWSPYLNHEWDESYPARVALDHLQKLARCISYVPKEVEMQLRVAKIYNDRKEMAEGNKFFDWGGAENLAYATLINEGISIRLSGEDSGRGTFFHRHAVIHNQKNGSIYIPLHHININNNTQGQFKVWDSVLSEEAVLAFEYGYSITAPSMLTIWEAQFGDFANGAQVVIDQFISSGEQKWGRMCGLVMLLPHGYEGQGPEHSSARLERFLQLCAEKNMQVCIPSTPSQIYHILRRQVLRAMRRPLVVMSPKSLLRHPLAISSLQDLANGSFQPVINEIDNLDPKQIKRIIFCSGKVYYDLLHQRRKNKQNDVAIIRIEQIYPFPHKVIQEILKNYFHVKDFIWCQEEPLNQGAWYCSQHHFRDVIPLGALLHHICRPASASPAVGYMSVHKQQQQKLVNDALKLG, from the coding sequence ATGCAGAACAGCGCGATGAAACCATGGTTAGACTCTTCCTGGCTGGCTAGCGCGAATCAATCTTACATAGAAAAACTCTATGAAGAGTTTTTAAGAGATCCTGACTCTGTCGATAAAATATGGTGTATAATATTCAAACAGTTACCTGTTACTGGAGTAGAGTTAGAACAATTCCATTCTAAAATTAGAGAACAGTTTCGTAGTTTAGCTAAAAAAGGCTTAATTCATTATAGTTCTAATATTCTTGATTCAGATATTAGTTACAAACAAGTAAAGGTATTGCAATTAATTAATGCATTTCGTTTTCAAGGTCATCAACATGCTCATCTTGATCCTCTTGATTTATGGAAACAAGAATCAGTACCAGATTTAAATTTGGATTATTATGAATTAACTGATGCCGATTGTCATAAAGTGTTTAACGTAGGTTCTTTTGCAATAGGCAAAAGTATTATGAAGTTATCTGACTTGTACTTTGCATTACAGCAAACTTATTGTGGTTCTATTGGAGCAGAGTACATGCATATCAACAATACAATAGAAAAACATTGGATTCAACAGCAGCTTGAATCAGGAATGAGCTATGTTTCTTTTAATCAAGAAGAGAAAAAAAATTTTCTCAAAGAGTTAACAGCAGCAGAAGGACTAGAGAAATATCTTGGAGTAAAATTTCCAGGTGCAAAACGTTTTTCATTAGAAGGCGGAGATGTATTAATTCCTATGCTCCGTGAAATCATTCGTTACGCAGGTAAAAGTGGAACACGTGAAATAGTTTTAGGTATGGCACATCGTGGTCGTCTTAATGTTTTGATTAATGTTATGGGAAAAAAACCTCAAGATTTATTTGATGAATTTTTAGGACAACATAAAGAATATCTTGGTACAGGTGATGTAAAATACCACATGGGATTCTCATCAGATATTGAAATCAAAAGTGGTTTAGTTCACTTAACTTTAGCATTTAATCCTTCTCATCTTGAAGTTATTAGCCCAGTAGTTATGGGTTCAGTGCGTGCGCGATTAGATCGTTTAATTGATAGATGTAGTAATAAAGTTTTACCTATTACTATTCATGGAGATGCTGCAGTAATTGGTCAAGGTGTAGTACAGGAAACATTAAATATGTCACAGACACGTGGATATGAAGTAGGTGGTACTGTGCGTATTATTATTAATAATCAGATTGGTTTTACAACTTCTAATCTAAAAGATGCACGTTCAACACCTTATTGTACTGATATAGGTAAGATGGTTATGGTACCAATCTTTCATGTCAATGCAGATGATATAGAAGCGGTAGTTTTTATTACTCGTTTAGCTGTGAATTATCGTAATATTTTTAAACGAGATGTTTTTATTGACCTTGTGTGTTATCGTCGTCATGGACATAATGAAGCAGATGAACCAACCGTAACTCAACCGATAATGTATCAAAAAATCAAAAACCATCCAACATCACGTGAAATTTATGCTAATAAATTACAAATTGAGGGTCTCATAACACTAGAAGATAATACCAACATGGTTAACTTGTATCGTAACTTATTAGATAAAGGTAATTGTGTCGTAACAGAATGGCGCCCCATGGATCTACATTCTTTTACATGGTCACCTTATCTTAATCATGAATGGGATGAAAGTTATCCAGCACGAGTTGCGTTAGACCATTTACAAAAATTAGCGCGGTGTATTAGTTATGTACCTAAAGAAGTTGAAATGCAATTACGTGTCGCCAAGATTTATAATGATCGTAAAGAAATGGCAGAAGGAAATAAGTTTTTTGATTGGGGAGGAGCAGAAAATCTTGCTTACGCTACTTTAATTAACGAAGGTATTTCTATCCGTTTATCCGGTGAGGACTCTGGGCGTGGTACTTTTTTTCATCGCCATGCAGTAATTCATAATCAAAAAAATGGTTCTATTTATATACCTCTTCATCATATTAATATTAATAATAATACTCAAGGTCAATTTAAAGTTTGGGATTCCGTATTATCAGAAGAAGCAGTACTTGCATTTGAATATGGTTATTCTATAACAGCACCTAGTATGCTAACAATTTGGGAAGCACAATTTGGTGATTTTGCTAATGGTGCACAAGTAGTTATTGATCAATTTATCAGTTCTGGTGAACAAAAGTGGGGTCGAATGTGTGGCCTAGTTATGCTATTACCACATGGTTATGAAGGTCAAGGACCAGAACACTCTTCGGCACGTTTAGAAAGATTTTTACAACTATGTGCTGAAAAGAATATGCAGGTATGCATACCTTCTACTCCATCTCAAATATATCATATATTACGTCGTCAAGTACTACGTGCCATGCGTCGACCTCTAGTCGTAATGTCACCAAAGTCATTATTACGTCATCCTTTAGCTATTTCTTCTTTACAAGATTTAGCAAATGGTAGTTTTCAACCTGTAATTAATGAGATTGATAACCTAGATCCAAAACAGATAAAACGCATTATATTTTGTTCTGGTAAAGTTTATTACGATCTATTACATCAACGCCGTAAGAATAAACAAAATGATGTAGCTATTATACGTATTGAGCAAATTTATCCTTTTCCGCATAAAGTAATACAAGAAATTTTAAAAAATTATTTTCACGTTAAAGATTTTATCTGGTGTCAAGAAGAACCACTAAATCAAGGTGCATGGTACTGTAGTCAACATCATTTCCGTGATGTAATACCACTTGGTGCATTATTACATCATATATGCCGTCCGGCTTCAGCTTCTCCTGCCGTAGGCTATATGTCTGTTCATAAACAACAACAGCAAAAGTTAGTTAATGACGCACTAAAACTTGGTTAA
- a CDS encoding succinate dehydrogenase iron-sulfur subunit, whose protein sequence is MRLVFSIYRYNPDVDDKPYMQDHSLEIKDNYDMMLLDALILLKEKDPTLTFRRSCREGVCGSDGLNINGKNALACITPVSQLHKNKNKKIIIRPLPGLPVVKDLVVDMEIFYTQYEKIQPFLLNNGKNPPVREYLQSPEERKCLDGFYECILCACCSTACPSFWWNPDKFIGPAGLLTAYRFLIDSRDTEFNERLKNLDDFFSVFRCHSIMNCTQVCPKGLNPTRAISHIKLMLLQYGA, encoded by the coding sequence ATGAGACTAGTATTTTCTATATATCGTTATAATCCAGACGTTGATGACAAACCATATATGCAAGATCATAGTTTGGAAATTAAAGATAATTACGACATGATGTTATTAGATGCACTTATACTCCTAAAAGAAAAAGATCCAACTTTAACTTTCCGTCGTTCATGTCGTGAAGGTGTATGTGGTTCAGATGGTCTTAACATAAATGGAAAGAATGCTTTAGCTTGTATTACACCAGTATCTCAGTTACATAAAAATAAAAATAAAAAAATAATAATTCGTCCATTACCTGGGCTTCCAGTCGTTAAAGATCTAGTAGTTGATATGGAAATTTTTTATACTCAATATGAAAAAATTCAACCTTTTTTATTAAATAATGGTAAAAATCCCCCTGTTCGTGAATATTTACAAAGTCCAGAGGAACGAAAGTGCTTAGACGGTTTTTATGAATGTATTCTATGTGCTTGTTGTTCAACTGCATGTCCTTCATTTTGGTGGAATCCAGATAAATTTATAGGACCAGCTGGACTTTTAACAGCTTACCGGTTTTTAATAGATAGCCGTGATACTGAATTTAACGAGCGATTAAAAAATTTAGATGATTTTTTTAGTGTATTTCGCTGTCATAGTATTATGAATTGTACACAAGTTTGTCCTAAGGGTCTTAACCCAACACGCGCTATTAGTCATATTAAGTTAATGTTACTACAATATGGAGCATAA